One window of Solwaraspora sp. WMMA2056 genomic DNA carries:
- the yidC gene encoding membrane protein insertase YidC produces the protein MSLDWIYWAISWILLFWHSAWDRIGVPSGEVLGTNWSWILAIIFLVVTVRVILFPVFVKQIKSQRAMQALQPKVKELQEKHKGDRETLQKEMMELYRVEKANPLMGCLPMFLQIPVFIGLFHILRRLNPERTVNTDLYGWTTDQFLDASRANLFTAPIAGKFGSTAEELAAMGANGTTVKVIAGILVLVMIVTTYLTSRQMILKTGWAEDPQQKMIQRLMLYGIPASLLVSGAIFPIGVIIYWVVNNLVTLGQQQWVLRKFPPPPMPAGKGKPADRSSGARSSTRPATGGSGRTAAAAADTKPKSGGIFARKANGAKAEPEPQPAPVNEALKPKPGAKPVNPKKRRPAKRPG, from the coding sequence TTGAGTCTCGACTGGATCTACTGGGCGATCTCGTGGATCCTCCTGTTCTGGCACTCGGCCTGGGACCGGATCGGTGTGCCGTCCGGGGAGGTCCTCGGCACCAACTGGTCGTGGATCCTGGCCATCATCTTCCTGGTGGTCACCGTCCGGGTGATCCTGTTCCCGGTCTTCGTCAAGCAGATCAAGTCGCAGCGTGCGATGCAGGCACTGCAGCCGAAGGTCAAGGAGCTCCAGGAGAAGCACAAGGGTGACCGGGAGACGCTCCAGAAGGAAATGATGGAGCTGTACCGGGTGGAGAAGGCCAACCCGTTGATGGGCTGCCTTCCGATGTTCCTCCAGATCCCGGTCTTCATCGGCCTGTTCCACATCCTGCGCCGGCTCAACCCGGAGCGCACGGTCAACACCGACCTCTACGGCTGGACCACGGACCAGTTCCTCGACGCCTCCCGGGCCAACCTGTTCACCGCGCCGATCGCCGGCAAGTTCGGCTCCACCGCCGAGGAGCTGGCGGCGATGGGCGCCAACGGCACCACGGTCAAGGTGATCGCCGGGATCCTCGTGCTGGTCATGATCGTGACGACCTACCTGACCAGCCGGCAGATGATCCTCAAGACCGGATGGGCCGAGGACCCGCAGCAGAAGATGATCCAGCGGCTGATGCTCTACGGCATCCCGGCCTCGCTGCTCGTCTCCGGCGCGATCTTCCCGATCGGCGTGATCATCTACTGGGTGGTCAACAACCTGGTGACGCTGGGCCAGCAGCAGTGGGTGCTGCGCAAGTTCCCGCCACCGCCGATGCCCGCCGGCAAGGGCAAGCCGGCTGACCGGTCGTCGGGTGCCCGCTCGTCGACCCGCCCCGCCACCGGTGGCTCGGGCCGTACCGCTGCCGCCGCCGCGGACACCAAGCCGAAGTCGGGCGGGATCTTCGCCCGCAAGGCCAACGGGGCCAAGGCGGAGCCCGAGCCGCAGCCGGCTCCGGTCAACGAGGCGCTCAAGCCCAAGCCGGGTGCCAAACCGGTCAACCCGAAGAAGCGGCGCCCGGCCAAGCGTCCGGGGTGA